The Citrifermentans bemidjiense Bem genome window below encodes:
- a CDS encoding polysaccharide biosynthesis protein, protein MFRTRRFLVFFLDVALIVAAFTLAFLLRFDLQIPADQSSPLLQGLVIVLAVKSVIFIASGMYRCIWRYASLRDAYEIFKVVTLSSVVSALALLLIKGPFALPRSIYFLDWFLLFSLVAGSRLVWRVYRETRFFPSLHKGKKTLIIGAGEAGNLLLKEIRKEADSPYNVIGFVDDDIEKRGMRLSGVRVLGGTNRLCAMVRKHAIEEVIFAIPSGDGELMRRVIANCKRSKARFKTLPGITAIVDGKVSMSQIKDVEIEDLLGRDPVMLDQTAIRNYLTDKRVLVTGAAGSIGSEICRQVARFKPAKLVLFDHAETPLFYIEKELAAAFPDLRIIPMVGDVKNQERVEAVFDEFIPEVVFHAAAYKHVAMMEYNPAEAVLNNVLGSRIVADAAHKTKVSNFVMVSTDKAVNPTNVMGATKRSAEIYVQALAAKSQTKFTTVRFGNVLGSNGSVIPLFKEQIRKGGPVTVTHSDVVRYFMTIPEASQLVMQAGCIGRGGEIFVLDMGEPVRILSLAEELIRLSGLIPYKEMDIQFTGLKPGEKLFEELLINGEGIKPTSHKKIRVMAPVETDLRRVSQDLDELFGHARNQDIKELLKSLRRMVPEFVPRYEFDVAPPFAFQRVRPDLFPPQKLTLVRNLQLASKEGSAA, encoded by the coding sequence ATGTTCCGTACAAGAAGGTTTCTGGTATTTTTCCTCGATGTTGCCCTGATTGTCGCCGCATTCACTCTCGCTTTCCTGCTTCGATTCGATTTACAAATTCCTGCCGATCAGTCCAGTCCCCTGCTGCAAGGGCTTGTCATCGTTTTAGCTGTCAAATCGGTCATCTTCATCGCCTCCGGCATGTACCGCTGCATCTGGCGTTACGCCTCTTTGCGGGACGCTTATGAAATCTTCAAGGTTGTGACCCTGTCCTCCGTCGTCTCTGCTCTAGCGCTTCTTCTCATCAAAGGCCCTTTCGCTCTCCCGCGCTCCATCTACTTTCTTGACTGGTTTCTCCTCTTCTCGCTGGTGGCTGGTAGCCGCCTGGTCTGGAGGGTTTACCGTGAGACGAGATTCTTTCCTTCTTTGCACAAAGGAAAGAAAACACTGATCATCGGCGCCGGGGAGGCCGGCAACCTTCTGCTCAAAGAGATCCGCAAGGAGGCCGATTCCCCCTATAACGTAATAGGATTCGTTGACGACGACATTGAGAAGCGCGGCATGCGTCTTTCCGGCGTTCGGGTCCTTGGGGGCACCAACCGCCTCTGCGCCATGGTCAGAAAACACGCCATCGAAGAGGTAATCTTCGCCATCCCCTCCGGGGACGGTGAACTGATGCGCCGGGTGATAGCCAACTGTAAGCGGAGCAAGGCGCGGTTCAAAACACTTCCTGGCATCACCGCTATTGTCGACGGCAAGGTGTCGATGAGCCAGATCAAGGACGTGGAGATAGAGGATCTCCTGGGGCGCGACCCGGTGATGCTCGACCAGACGGCCATCCGCAACTACCTGACCGACAAGCGGGTCCTGGTGACCGGTGCGGCTGGAAGCATCGGTAGCGAGATCTGCCGCCAGGTTGCGCGTTTCAAGCCGGCGAAGCTGGTCCTCTTCGATCACGCGGAGACCCCTCTTTTCTACATCGAGAAGGAGCTTGCCGCTGCTTTCCCGGACCTGCGGATCATCCCCATGGTGGGGGACGTGAAAAACCAGGAGCGCGTGGAGGCGGTATTCGACGAGTTCATTCCCGAGGTGGTCTTTCATGCCGCGGCCTACAAGCATGTCGCCATGATGGAGTACAACCCGGCCGAGGCGGTGCTGAACAACGTCCTCGGGTCAAGAATCGTGGCGGATGCGGCGCACAAGACCAAGGTGAGCAACTTCGTCATGGTCTCCACCGACAAGGCGGTGAACCCGACCAACGTCATGGGAGCCACCAAGCGTAGCGCCGAGATCTACGTGCAGGCCCTGGCGGCGAAGAGCCAGACCAAGTTCACCACGGTCCGCTTCGGGAACGTCCTGGGCAGTAACGGCAGCGTGATACCGCTTTTCAAAGAGCAGATCAGAAAGGGAGGGCCGGTCACCGTCACCCACAGCGATGTGGTGCGCTACTTCATGACCATTCCTGAGGCGTCGCAGCTGGTGATGCAGGCAGGCTGCATCGGGCGCGGCGGGGAGATCTTCGTGCTGGACATGGGAGAGCCGGTCCGGATACTTTCTCTGGCCGAGGAGCTGATCAGGCTTTCCGGGCTGATCCCGTACAAGGAAATGGACATCCAGTTCACGGGGTTGAAGCCGGGCGAGAAGCTGTTCGAGGAGCTTTTGATCAACGGCGAGGGGATAAAGCCCACGAGCCACAAGAAGATACGGGTGATGGCGCCGGTGGAAACCGACCTGAGAAGGGTGAGCCAGGATCTGGACGAGCTGTTTGGGCATGCCAGAAACCAGGATATCAAGGAGCTTTTGAAGTCTTTGCGGCGTATGGTGCCCGAGTTCGTGCCGCGCTACGAGTTCGACGTGGCGCCGCCGTTTGCCTTCCAGCGGGTCAGGCCGGACCTCTTCCCTCCGCAAAAGCTTACCCTGGTGAGGAACCTGCAGTTAGCCTCAAAAGAGGGCTCCGCGGCTTGA
- the cysD gene encoding sulfate adenylyltransferase subunit CysD has protein sequence MHYLQALESKSVYVIREAYQKFNGRIAMLWSVGKDSTTLLWLVRKAFFGKIPFPVMHIDTGYKFPEMYEFRDRLAKEWGFELIVASNKEQLAKGMGPSSGLKLDCCTELKTNALKQAVDQYGFQSILLGIRRDEHGIRAKERYFSPRDAEFQWDYENQPAEVWDQYNSFLREDEHYRIHPILHFTELDIWRYIQREQIPIVDLYRSNGGKRYRSIGCVPCCNPVPSEAATIEEMIAELETSTDSERAGRAQDKENLYTMQKLRSLGYM, from the coding sequence ATGCACTACCTTCAGGCGCTCGAATCCAAGAGCGTCTACGTAATCCGTGAGGCCTACCAGAAGTTCAACGGACGTATTGCGATGCTGTGGTCGGTGGGTAAAGACTCCACCACTTTGCTGTGGCTGGTGCGCAAGGCTTTCTTCGGAAAAATCCCTTTTCCGGTAATGCATATCGACACCGGCTACAAGTTTCCCGAGATGTACGAATTCCGCGACAGGTTGGCCAAGGAGTGGGGCTTCGAGCTGATCGTCGCCAGCAACAAAGAGCAATTGGCCAAGGGAATGGGCCCTTCGAGCGGACTCAAACTCGACTGCTGCACCGAACTCAAGACCAACGCGCTGAAACAGGCGGTCGACCAATACGGTTTCCAGTCCATCCTTTTGGGTATACGGCGCGACGAGCACGGCATCAGGGCGAAGGAGCGCTATTTTTCCCCCCGCGACGCCGAGTTCCAATGGGACTATGAAAACCAGCCGGCCGAGGTGTGGGACCAGTACAACTCTTTCTTGCGCGAGGACGAGCACTATCGCATCCACCCCATCCTCCACTTCACGGAACTGGACATCTGGCGCTACATTCAGCGTGAGCAGATCCCCATTGTCGACCTTTACCGCAGCAACGGCGGCAAGCGCTATCGCAGCATCGGCTGCGTGCCGTGCTGCAATCCGGTTCCTTCGGAGGCTGCGACCATCGAGGAGATGATAGCCGAGCTTGAAACTTCGACAGACTCCGAACGCGCCGGCAGGGCGCAGGACAAGGAGAACCTCTACACCATGCAGAAACTGCGTTCGTTGGGATACATGTAA
- a CDS encoding sulfite exporter TauE/SafE family protein, with protein sequence METAYLVLAAITMEFIDSSMGMMYGTVLSPLLIIMNYDVKNVVPSLLISQALGGFIASWRHHHHKNANLNSGTTDHQIATTIIWFGVFASAVGVMLSVRIPVKILNTYIGILVTLIGSMILLGRSIVLTNGKIYLLGFVSAFNKALSGGGFGPLVAGGQLVLSNRCEKGAIASTDFAEAPICLISFLIWIGINGFPPLALCMPLAAGAVVGGFLGPHWLSTIQDREKLKKTLGVLVLFEGIWVLYKVWS encoded by the coding sequence ATGGAAACAGCGTACTTAGTGCTAGCAGCAATTACAATGGAATTCATAGACAGTTCGATGGGAATGATGTATGGAACTGTGCTTAGCCCATTACTCATAATAATGAACTACGATGTTAAAAATGTAGTCCCTTCCCTGCTCATCTCTCAGGCCTTAGGCGGCTTCATTGCCTCATGGCGGCACCATCATCACAAAAATGCTAACCTCAATTCCGGCACCACCGACCACCAAATCGCCACCACGATCATCTGGTTCGGCGTATTTGCCAGCGCGGTCGGCGTTATGCTTTCGGTCCGCATCCCCGTAAAGATCCTAAACACCTATATCGGCATTCTGGTAACGCTGATAGGCTCAATGATCCTCCTTGGCCGCTCAATCGTTTTGACCAACGGCAAGATCTATCTCCTCGGCTTTGTTAGTGCTTTCAACAAAGCTCTGTCCGGAGGCGGATTCGGTCCTCTTGTGGCAGGGGGGCAACTTGTCCTTAGCAACCGGTGCGAAAAGGGAGCCATCGCTTCGACCGATTTCGCTGAAGCACCTATCTGTCTGATCAGTTTCCTCATATGGATTGGCATCAACGGCTTCCCTCCCCTTGCCCTGTGTATGCCTCTCGCAGCCGGGGCCGTCGTAGGTGGTTTTCTCGGCCCTCACTGGCTCAGCACAATTCAGGACAGAGAAAAACTAAAAAAGACCCTGGGCGTACTGGTACTGTTCGAAGGCATTTGGGTTTTGTACAAGGTGTGGAGCTAA
- a CDS encoding GxxExxY protein has translation MTENEIATIIVDASFKVHKHLGPGLLESVYLTVLAYELEQRDVMVSRQRSMPVIYESVRLDEAYRADLVVNDKVIVELKSVEKIAPVHKKQLLTYLRLSNLKLGLLINFGENLIKDGITRVVNDL, from the coding sequence ATGACGGAGAACGAGATTGCAACGATCATCGTCGATGCGTCTTTCAAGGTCCACAAGCACTTGGGACCAGGCTTGCTTGAGTCTGTTTACTTGACTGTGCTGGCTTATGAGCTTGAACAGCGAGATGTCATGGTGTCGCGCCAGCGATCTATGCCTGTAATTTACGAGTCGGTAAGGCTTGATGAGGCATACCGGGCTGATCTAGTTGTGAATGACAAAGTCATTGTCGAACTCAAGTCTGTTGAGAAAATAGCTCCTGTGCACAAAAAGCAGTTGCTGACGTACCTTAGATTATCCAACTTGAAACTGGGACTGCTGATCAATTTTGGGGAGAACCTGATAAAAGACGGGATCACCAGGGTTGTTAACGATCTGTGA
- a CDS encoding sulfatase has product MPLDSHPDHPTTLRDRLLYVFKLWSCFLSLVYLPLDLIFRLDSFLLSRPVSYVVVSSATLLLLMVLLSVVIAGAYFPWAVLAGVVRRGRDPHRDNAKLTHFLLVFLGCMLFAKLFKLWLAKIGHPVSLRAIYIGLALFLAICWANRQVFHQRIRYLVLSLSGPRFLPSLCAITFAITLGHAINGGPQPSGKLQRSHSAARTGTPNIILITFDALSAEDMSLYGYHLKTTPSMDAFARECYVFESVIATSNWTRPTAASLMTGEYPDRHRLINIGSHDNVIAAPDESLPAYLRDSGMRTAAVIANGGYAHPYAIGLADQFDHKPFLAPDQQRLPYFNPLLMFHPEYSYLGEHYFKNGAALWLGEILSELVGQLDNFCRHTVTIFPPEMVFRHGERYLNSHREKPMFLWLHSFAPHAAYLPPPPQKGTFLPGNGLADNVTQGAFLGAYPDSKQGTVDQLRLRYDEHILYADYALGKHLRFLRDSGRMEDSIIIISADHGESFAGGYQGHGGPLLSQPLVHIPLLIHLPGQTSGKRITGTASQVDIAPTVVELLGGKIPRWMEGKSLKGALTGGSIPTQPVFCMNLDGNRTHGKLTKGNIAVLFEGYKYVQDIGGGPGRLYDLRSGQSEIVDLADRERARAGAMRRLVLDRFGSSGSLSE; this is encoded by the coding sequence ATGCCACTCGACAGCCACCCCGATCACCCCACCACACTTCGCGACAGGTTATTATACGTTTTCAAGCTCTGGAGTTGTTTTCTGAGCTTGGTCTACCTGCCGCTCGACCTCATCTTCCGCCTGGATTCCTTCCTTCTCTCCAGGCCCGTTTCCTATGTCGTAGTAAGTAGCGCAACACTGCTGTTGCTCATGGTGCTCCTGTCCGTGGTGATTGCCGGTGCTTACTTCCCTTGGGCCGTCCTCGCAGGAGTGGTCCGAAGAGGGAGGGATCCTCACCGCGACAATGCCAAGCTCACTCACTTCCTGCTTGTTTTCCTGGGCTGCATGCTGTTCGCGAAGCTCTTTAAGCTCTGGCTGGCGAAGATAGGTCACCCAGTCTCGCTACGTGCCATTTATATTGGACTCGCACTTTTCCTGGCGATCTGTTGGGCAAACCGGCAGGTCTTTCACCAGAGGATCCGCTATCTCGTACTGTCGCTGTCGGGTCCCCGGTTCCTCCCCTCCCTTTGCGCCATCACATTTGCCATCACCCTTGGACATGCGATTAACGGTGGGCCACAACCCTCGGGGAAGCTCCAACGATCCCACTCCGCCGCCAGAACCGGGACTCCCAACATCATCCTGATTACCTTCGATGCTCTGTCGGCAGAGGATATGTCGCTCTATGGCTACCACTTGAAGACCACTCCCAGCATGGACGCCTTCGCCAGGGAATGCTACGTCTTTGAGAGTGTCATCGCCACCTCCAACTGGACCAGACCGACCGCTGCATCGCTTATGACGGGGGAGTATCCGGACCGCCATAGGTTGATCAACATCGGAAGCCACGACAACGTTATTGCTGCCCCGGACGAATCGCTCCCAGCCTATCTGAGAGATAGCGGGATGCGGACCGCCGCGGTGATCGCCAACGGTGGATATGCCCACCCCTACGCTATCGGCCTCGCCGATCAATTCGACCACAAACCCTTCCTCGCGCCGGATCAGCAGAGGCTCCCATACTTCAACCCTTTGCTCATGTTCCATCCGGAGTACTCATACCTTGGAGAACACTACTTCAAAAATGGTGCGGCTCTGTGGCTTGGAGAAATCCTAAGCGAACTTGTCGGCCAGTTGGACAACTTCTGCCGACATACCGTGACCATCTTTCCGCCGGAGATGGTCTTTCGGCATGGGGAACGGTACCTTAATTCCCATCGGGAAAAGCCGATGTTCCTCTGGCTTCACTCATTCGCCCCGCATGCAGCCTACTTACCGCCCCCTCCCCAGAAAGGGACCTTCCTCCCCGGCAACGGGTTGGCAGACAACGTGACCCAAGGCGCGTTCCTTGGGGCCTACCCAGATTCGAAACAAGGAACTGTAGACCAACTGCGCCTGCGTTACGACGAGCACATACTCTACGCTGACTATGCCCTTGGCAAGCACTTAAGATTCCTGAGGGACTCCGGCCGAATGGAAGACTCCATCATAATAATCTCGGCAGACCATGGCGAATCCTTCGCTGGGGGTTACCAGGGGCATGGCGGGCCCCTCCTCTCCCAGCCGCTGGTACACATCCCGTTGCTGATCCACCTGCCGGGTCAAACGAGCGGCAAGAGAATAACGGGCACCGCATCACAAGTCGATATAGCTCCCACGGTAGTGGAGCTACTAGGGGGCAAGATTCCTCGCTGGATGGAAGGTAAAAGCCTGAAGGGGGCGCTGACGGGCGGGAGCATCCCAACGCAGCCGGTATTCTGCATGAATTTAGATGGCAATCGGACCCACGGGAAGCTCACCAAAGGGAATATTGCAGTGCTGTTTGAAGGTTACAAGTATGTCCAAGACATAGGGGGCGGTCCTGGAAGGCTATACGATCTTCGGTCGGGCCAGTCCGAGATTGTCGATCTTGCAGACAGGGAAAGGGCACGCGCGGGCGCGATGCGCCGGCTCGTGCTGGATAGGTTCGGAAGCAGCGGTAGCCTTTCCGAGTAG
- a CDS encoding capsule assembly Wzi family protein — protein MRFFLVALVVGITSFASSAFALSSANIPLDSPIYLYLEKLSGYGLVSGDVKGIRPFSKAEAVRLLREAETRLASGDPPPLADEMVQRLRELLPREAALYADEGKAKTLDFEPVAAARLRYVYLDGKPRSYFRAVQDGGNEGVFGIGSGLRPATPYPNPVQQRGFEGTPLFENNDGVVYHSGSNLDLRGSGEAYWGAKAALLVEPMLLWSEKTDEATLRLNRGYIKFGGKGLELEAGRDENWLGPGYRGAITLTNNARNMDLVKLSSPELVSTKYLWDLKYTLIFSQLEKTVTDGQEREPWFFAGKLSMKPTQNIEFGINLGRQLGGPGVSNSLGDNARGLIGGWNHDNSNTLAGVDLRFRLPWLRNSELYGEFSGEDAAAFWPIVESYVAGFFIPTLTESGRDDLRFEYFRGNEILYTNGTFPEGYLSHGLPIGHSQGGAAEEWFLRYSHWFSVRNNLALEGMHSTRGDYGRMTVDAMGKFDAAGVMQAVERRNALRAFWSFPVQGEWNALLMYGHEWIDNLELRQGESRKNQLLRAELTYRY, from the coding sequence ATGAGATTTTTCCTGGTAGCACTCGTCGTTGGTATCACTAGCTTCGCTTCTTCAGCTTTTGCCCTTTCTTCCGCCAACATCCCTCTCGACAGCCCCATCTATCTATACCTGGAAAAGCTCTCGGGCTATGGCCTCGTCTCTGGCGATGTGAAGGGGATCCGTCCTTTCTCGAAGGCCGAGGCGGTGCGGCTCCTGCGTGAGGCGGAAACGCGCCTTGCCTCCGGCGACCCCCCCCCGCTTGCGGATGAGATGGTCCAGCGGCTGAGGGAGCTTTTGCCACGCGAGGCGGCCCTTTATGCCGACGAGGGAAAGGCAAAAACCCTGGATTTCGAGCCGGTTGCTGCCGCGCGCCTTCGCTACGTGTATTTGGATGGTAAGCCGCGCAGCTACTTCCGCGCGGTGCAAGATGGGGGCAACGAAGGCGTCTTCGGCATCGGCAGCGGCCTCAGGCCGGCGACCCCTTACCCCAATCCCGTTCAGCAGCGCGGCTTCGAGGGGACACCGCTTTTTGAAAACAACGACGGCGTGGTCTACCACTCCGGCTCCAACCTCGACCTGCGCGGTAGCGGCGAGGCTTACTGGGGGGCAAAGGCGGCCTTGCTTGTTGAGCCGATGCTGCTTTGGTCGGAAAAGACCGACGAGGCGACGCTGCGCCTGAACCGGGGTTACATAAAGTTCGGCGGCAAGGGTCTGGAGCTGGAGGCGGGGCGTGACGAGAACTGGCTGGGACCCGGCTACCGCGGCGCCATCACGCTTACCAACAACGCGCGCAACATGGACCTGGTGAAACTGTCGAGCCCGGAGCTTGTTTCCACCAAATATCTTTGGGACCTGAAATATACACTTATCTTTTCTCAGCTGGAAAAAACGGTGACTGACGGTCAGGAAAGAGAGCCCTGGTTTTTTGCCGGGAAGCTCTCGATGAAACCGACGCAGAATATAGAATTCGGCATCAACCTCGGACGGCAACTCGGCGGGCCGGGCGTTAGCAACAGTCTCGGTGACAACGCTCGCGGGCTGATCGGCGGCTGGAACCATGACAATTCCAACACATTGGCCGGTGTCGATCTTCGCTTCAGGCTCCCCTGGCTCAGAAACAGCGAACTGTACGGAGAGTTTTCCGGCGAGGATGCCGCCGCGTTCTGGCCCATCGTCGAGAGCTACGTGGCCGGCTTCTTTATCCCGACACTGACCGAGAGCGGCCGGGACGACCTCCGCTTCGAATACTTCCGTGGCAACGAGATCCTCTACACCAACGGGACTTTCCCGGAGGGGTACCTGTCTCACGGGCTCCCGATCGGGCATTCCCAGGGGGGGGCGGCCGAGGAGTGGTTCCTGCGCTACAGCCACTGGTTTTCCGTGCGTAACAACCTGGCTCTTGAGGGAATGCACAGCACCCGCGGGGACTATGGGCGGATGACGGTCGACGCAATGGGCAAATTCGACGCCGCCGGAGTCATGCAGGCTGTTGAGCGCAGGAACGCACTGCGCGCCTTCTGGAGTTTCCCGGTCCAGGGGGAATGGAATGCCCTCCTGATGTACGGGCACGAGTGGATCGATAACCTTGAGCTGAGGCAGGGGGAGAGCCGCAAGAACCAGCTCTTAAGGGCTGAACTGACCTACCGATATTAA
- a CDS encoding alkaline phosphatase family protein, which produces MSKTIFLGIDGMDPKIAEQLMSAGQLPNFERLAARGHYSQLATINPPQSPVVWSTIATGLAPSGHGIYDFIHRDPATYKPYLSLHRIEHGRYVNPVQGETFWEKCAAKGIGSTLLKWPMGFPPRPFPGQMLAGLGAPDLRGMLGTYTCYTSAPEKMERDAKGRIVPVPGSAQSVQTDITGPFTVGLTGRKATTIPLNIQLDANSVTCRIGRQSFTLAPGQWSPWLTIVFDIGFFRTVKGICRFYLSGLHPEFSLYMTPVNVAFDSSEFPISHPADYAVELADAIGPFSTLGLAEDTNAVNDGALDEDGFISLCDGIMAERESMFLYELSRFREGLLACVFDTTDRIQHIFWRMHDTGHPMHDPALAESYNDVIPRYYRWMDRILGVVLDRAPDAALICCSDHGFCSFRRSVQVNDWLLREGFLALKPGAKLCEGLFEEIDWSRSQAYAAGLNSIYLNLRGREKEGILNESELPALKSKLAARLASLYDRGRPVVCRVHDAELLKGDNPHAAAGGPDLVVGFAEGYRASWQTAIGGITGGEIIEDNLKKWSGDHCCDASLVPGVLFTNAPTTGYMSSVNEIGNMLAELTQR; this is translated from the coding sequence ATGAGTAAGACGATTTTTCTCGGCATCGACGGCATGGACCCCAAGATTGCCGAGCAACTGATGAGTGCAGGCCAGCTCCCCAACTTCGAGCGGCTCGCAGCCCGCGGCCACTACAGCCAGCTTGCAACTATTAACCCGCCGCAGTCTCCGGTCGTCTGGTCCACCATCGCCACCGGCCTTGCCCCCAGCGGCCACGGCATCTACGACTTCATCCATCGCGATCCTGCCACGTACAAGCCTTACCTCTCGCTGCACCGTATTGAGCACGGCAGATACGTCAATCCCGTGCAGGGGGAAACCTTCTGGGAAAAATGTGCCGCAAAAGGAATCGGGTCCACCCTTCTCAAATGGCCCATGGGGTTTCCCCCCCGCCCCTTCCCTGGGCAGATGCTCGCGGGGCTCGGAGCACCGGACCTCCGGGGAATGCTCGGCACCTACACCTGCTATACCTCCGCTCCGGAAAAGATGGAGCGCGATGCAAAAGGACGTATTGTTCCTGTACCAGGTAGTGCCCAATCCGTCCAGACCGACATCACCGGTCCTTTCACGGTGGGACTCACCGGGAGAAAGGCCACCACGATACCGCTTAACATCCAGCTCGACGCGAACTCGGTCACCTGCCGGATCGGACGCCAGAGCTTCACCCTTGCGCCTGGTCAGTGGAGCCCCTGGCTCACCATAGTCTTCGACATCGGGTTTTTTAGGACCGTAAAGGGAATCTGCCGGTTCTACCTCTCAGGGCTACACCCGGAGTTCTCCCTCTACATGACGCCAGTAAACGTCGCCTTCGACAGCTCCGAATTCCCTATTTCACACCCGGCCGATTACGCGGTCGAACTGGCAGACGCCATCGGGCCCTTCTCCACGTTAGGGTTAGCTGAGGACACCAATGCGGTTAACGACGGCGCGCTCGACGAGGACGGTTTCATCTCCTTATGCGATGGTATCATGGCAGAACGCGAGTCGATGTTCTTGTATGAGTTGTCCCGCTTCCGCGAAGGACTCCTCGCCTGCGTCTTCGATACCACCGACCGTATCCAGCATATCTTCTGGCGCATGCATGACACAGGACACCCTATGCACGACCCAGCCCTTGCCGAGAGCTACAATGATGTCATCCCGCGCTACTACCGTTGGATGGATCGCATACTGGGGGTGGTCCTTGATCGCGCGCCCGACGCGGCGCTTATCTGCTGCTCCGACCACGGTTTCTGCAGCTTTCGCCGTTCGGTCCAGGTCAACGACTGGCTGCTGCGGGAGGGATTCCTGGCCCTAAAACCTGGTGCCAAGCTATGCGAGGGGCTCTTCGAGGAAATTGACTGGTCCAGGAGCCAGGCCTATGCAGCCGGGCTGAACAGCATTTATCTCAACCTGCGCGGACGCGAGAAAGAAGGGATCCTCAACGAGAGTGAGCTACCGGCATTGAAAAGCAAACTGGCTGCAAGGCTCGCCTCCTTGTACGATCGCGGGAGGCCTGTTGTCTGCCGGGTACACGATGCCGAGCTACTGAAAGGGGACAACCCTCATGCGGCCGCCGGCGGGCCGGATCTTGTAGTAGGTTTTGCGGAAGGGTACCGCGCCTCCTGGCAAACCGCCATTGGTGGCATAACCGGGGGCGAGATCATCGAGGACAACCTGAAGAAATGGAGTGGCGACCACTGCTGCGACGCAAGCCTAGTCCCAGGTGTTCTTTTCACAAACGCCCCCACCACCGGCTACATGTCGTCCGTTAATGAAATCGGGAACATGCTGGCGGAACTGACCCAAAGGTAG
- a CDS encoding GTP-binding protein, whose translation MTDAIKSAFPIAITGHVDHGKSTLIGRLLYDTGTLQSGRYQEMLQSSLETGRGDEFAFVLDAFEEERRRGITIDTSQIYFNSKLRPYLIIDTPGHREFIRNMVTGASYAKAAVLIVDAVEGVMEQTRRHAWLLSIVGIQEICVAVNKMDAVAYSSDAFAALSVAVESLFTEFGLSPAAIVPISARVGDNVAKLSGSMPWYTGKSLLEVLDSLECRPIEERPFRFPVQDVYRFDSEPIVVGRIESGAVRIGEKVTIYPGGRESAIGTIRTFPSSEAASASYGEAIGFTLEAADAEIVRGSVIAAGAPPTCGREFQATVFWFMDEYAAGDPVTIRCTTQSVPGRILLHQVFDPAQPDAELPSDLICVGEAARCTILTEVDLAGDHPGLIPETGRFVIEREGIPAGAGIFR comes from the coding sequence ATGACAGATGCGATCAAATCGGCATTCCCCATAGCCATCACCGGCCATGTCGACCACGGCAAGAGCACCCTCATTGGAAGGCTCCTCTACGACACCGGCACATTGCAGTCGGGCCGCTACCAAGAGATGCTGCAGAGCTCCTTGGAGACCGGGCGCGGTGACGAGTTCGCTTTCGTCCTCGACGCCTTCGAGGAGGAACGACGGCGCGGCATCACCATTGACACCTCGCAGATCTACTTCAACTCAAAGCTTCGCCCCTACCTGATTATCGACACTCCGGGCCACCGCGAATTCATCCGCAACATGGTCACCGGTGCGAGCTACGCCAAGGCGGCGGTGCTCATCGTCGACGCGGTGGAGGGCGTGATGGAGCAGACGCGGCGACATGCGTGGCTCCTGAGCATCGTTGGGATTCAGGAAATCTGCGTTGCGGTCAACAAGATGGACGCAGTAGCCTACTCGAGCGACGCGTTCGCCGCCCTTTCCGTCGCGGTGGAATCTCTTTTCACCGAGTTCGGCCTCTCCCCCGCAGCGATAGTGCCGATTTCCGCCCGCGTGGGCGACAACGTGGCAAAGCTGAGCGGCTCGATGCCATGGTACACGGGAAAATCGCTGCTTGAAGTGCTGGACTCTCTGGAGTGCCGCCCCATCGAAGAGCGTCCTTTCCGCTTCCCGGTCCAGGATGTCTACCGCTTCGATTCGGAGCCTATCGTGGTAGGCAGAATAGAATCGGGAGCGGTACGGATTGGGGAGAAGGTCACCATTTACCCAGGCGGGCGCGAGTCCGCCATCGGCACCATCCGCACCTTCCCCTCCAGTGAAGCGGCCTCTGCGAGTTACGGAGAGGCTATCGGCTTCACTCTCGAAGCCGCAGATGCAGAAATCGTACGCGGATCGGTCATTGCAGCAGGAGCTCCTCCAACCTGCGGTAGAGAGTTCCAGGCCACGGTGTTTTGGTTCATGGACGAATACGCGGCAGGAGACCCGGTCACCATCCGCTGCACCACACAGTCGGTGCCGGGCAGGATACTCCTACATCAGGTCTTCGACCCGGCCCAACCGGACGCGGAACTTCCTTCCGACCTCATCTGCGTCGGCGAGGCAGCACGCTGTACCATACTCACCGAAGTAGACCTGGCAGGTGACCACCCTGGTCTCATCCCTGAAACAGGCCGCTTTGTCATTGAACGAGAAGGCATTCCGGCAGGAGCAGGTATTTTTCGATGA